The segment AATTTATGACCATTCAACCCTTTCAGATCGGCGAGCAGGATCTCAATGACGAGCAACTCGCCCATTATATGCAAGTCGGAGAAATTGCCGTAGATACAGAAACCATGGGCTTATTGCCCCTACGCGATCGCCTCTGTCTCGTCCAAATTGCTGACCCCCAAGGCCATGTCATTGCCATCCGGATCGCCAAAGGACAAACCACAGCCCCCAACCTCAAACAACTGCTAGAGTGCCCAACCATTATCAAAGTCTTTCACTTTGCCCGATTTGATGTGGCCCAGTTTGAGCATCATTTCGATATCACTGTCAATCCCATCTTCTGTACCAAAGTTGCCAGCAAACTCGCCCGCACCTACACCAACCGTCATGGATTGAAAGAATTAGTCCAAGAACTGGAAAAAGTCGAACTTGATAAAAGCGCCCAAAGCTCAGATTGGGGAAATGTCAGCAATCTGTCCGAGGAACAACTCAGCTACGCTGCTAACGATGTGCGCTATCTTATCAGTGTGAAAGAAAAGCTCATCCACATGCTACACCGAGAAGAGCGCTGGGAACTTGCACAACAGTGTTTTGGCTGTATCCCCGTTTTAGTTGCGTTAGATTTGTTGCAATATAAAGATGTATTAGAGCATTAATGAAGGCGATCGCCCTTTTGGAAACTACGACAGAGAATCAGGATCGATATTTAACTGTCGCAGTTTCTCCCGTAGCTGTTGTAGATCGGATTGAGCGCGATCGCGCTCTAGCTCCGCGCTATCAGCTCTTTCTCGCTCCAACTCCTTCTCCTGACGTTGGCGATCGCGCTCTATTCGTAGGGTGTGTTAGCGAAGCGTAACGCACCAATCCGCTATATATGGAGTCGTTGCTTGTAACCCTTACTTATTGCTTAATCCCGATCAAGCGATCGCCGTAGCTTGAGGACGAGCAAAAATCATCCGTCCTGCCGAAGTTTGCAAAGCACCTGTAACCACCACATGCAATTCTACGCCAATATACTGCCCCCCTTCTTCAACCACCACCATCGTGCCATCATCCAAATATCCCACACCCTGTTCCGGTTCTCGACCTTGCTTAATAATTTTCAAGTCCAGATCGTCGCCCGGTAAATAGGCTGGACGCATGGCTTGGGCTAGGTCATTAATATTGAGAACAGACACCTCCTGTAAACTAGCAACCTGGTTCAGGTTGTAATCATTGGTGAGCAATGTGGCGTTAATTTCTTGGGCTAAATGCACCAACTTAGCATCTACCGTGCCAATATCTTCATAATCAGCCGGATGGATGGCAATTTTTTCCGGATAGGTTTCGCGAATGCGGTTGAGAATTTCTAAGCCCCGACGGCCTCGAATCCGCTTTTGATCGTTACCCGCATCGGCTACCAGTTGCAACTCTTGTAAGACAAATTGAGGCACTAAGAGTTGCCCTTCAATAAACTTGGTACTCAGGAGTTCTTCCAGGCGACCATCAATAATACAACTGGTATCCAGAATTTTGGTGGTAGCAGGTTTTAGGGTTCCCTCAGACAGTAATAAACTTTCCATGCTATGGGGATTAATCAGTCGTAAAAATGACCGACCATGGGCATCTGCCAGGGAAATACCGGAGAAGGCAAAGAGGATACTGCCTAAGACGGCGACTAGGGGTTTAATGAAGCCGAATTCTTTGGGAATGGGGAGCAGGAATAGGGGCGCTAACATCAGGTTAGCGACTAATAGACCGACAACTAAACCAATGGAACGGGTGAGGAGGACTTCTACGGGCATTTGCCGCACCTGCGCTTCTAAACGCCGATAGGAGGTTTGCACAAATAGCCCCACGGCTCCCATAATTAGGGCCGCAAATCCGGCGGTTACCGATCGCAGACCATCTTGATTACTCACTTGGTCTAAGACGGGGGTTGGGAGCAATTCCACCCCGTAGAAACCGATACCGATTCCTGCTAGTATGAAGGATATAATAATAATTGCGTCAATCATCGTTTGACCTGATTAGGAATGGATCAATATTCAGGGGTCTGAATTAACCCCCTAAACTCATCGCCATAAAGGATCGA is part of the Roseofilum capinflatum BLCC-M114 genome and harbors:
- a CDS encoding ribonuclease H-like domain-containing protein, with the protein product MTIQPFQIGEQDLNDEQLAHYMQVGEIAVDTETMGLLPLRDRLCLVQIADPQGHVIAIRIAKGQTTAPNLKQLLECPTIIKVFHFARFDVAQFEHHFDITVNPIFCTKVASKLARTYTNRHGLKELVQELEKVELDKSAQSSDWGNVSNLSEEQLSYAANDVRYLISVKEKLIHMLHREERWELAQQCFGCIPVLVALDLLQYKDVLEH
- a CDS encoding PIN/TRAM domain-containing protein — translated: MIDAIIIISFILAGIGIGFYGVELLPTPVLDQVSNQDGLRSVTAGFAALIMGAVGLFVQTSYRRLEAQVRQMPVEVLLTRSIGLVVGLLVANLMLAPLFLLPIPKEFGFIKPLVAVLGSILFAFSGISLADAHGRSFLRLINPHSMESLLLSEGTLKPATTKILDTSCIIDGRLEELLSTKFIEGQLLVPQFVLQELQLVADAGNDQKRIRGRRGLEILNRIRETYPEKIAIHPADYEDIGTVDAKLVHLAQEINATLLTNDYNLNQVASLQEVSVLNINDLAQAMRPAYLPGDDLDLKIIKQGREPEQGVGYLDDGTMVVVEEGGQYIGVELHVVVTGALQTSAGRMIFARPQATAIA